From Pseudomonas arsenicoxydans:
TAGAACCAGTTGCCACCCCAGGCGATGTCGCCGAACACGCGGCCGTATCCGGGAACATCGACCGGGACCTGCTGGCGGTGGCGGTAGGCGGGCACGTTGCGCAAGGTCACCGTGCCGTCTTCATGCAGCGTGGCGTCGACCGGACCGACCGGCGTATCGATCTTGTGCACACCGGGCGCAATGTGGCCCAGGTAGTGCAATGAGTTCACCAGGCCAATGGTGCCGTGACCGCACATGCCGAGGTAGCCGGCGTTGTTGAAGAAGATCACGCCACACGTGGCATCCGGCGAGACCGGTTCACAATACAAGGCGCCGACCAGCACATCGTTGCCACGGGGTTCCAGCAGGCAGGCTCGACGCCATTGATCATGCTGGTCGCGCAGGGCATCACGCTTCTCGGCCATGGTCTGGCCGGGCAGTTGCGCAAAGCCTTTCATCACCAGGCGAGTCGGTTCGCCGCCGGTGTGGGAATCAATGACGTGGATGCGTTTCATGGACGTGCCTTCGCCTGACATAGCGTCGCCTTTTTGTGAGTTGTTAAATCGGCAGGTGTGCATGCAATGGCCACAGCGTGAGCGTGTCAGGGCGTTTGCGATTGATGTTTTGCGTGGGCACGGATGACGAAATCGGCACAATGCGCGTGCTCGATGCGGTCACTTCGCTGGCACCTCGACACGGCTCCCGCCTTGGGTCAATCTGGGCAGCGAAGGCTTTTGTCTATCCAGAGAGAGGGAGAACAGGATTCATGACGCACAACGCCTTAGCGATCCTGTGCCAGGGAAGCGATCTGAATCGTCCCGACACCCTCGATGAATTGCTGGCGGGCGTGGCGTTTCTGTTACCGATGCTGGATGTGATCCCCAATGCCGCGATCTTTATCAAGGACCGTCAGGCGCGCTATGTCATGGCCAACCGCACGCTGGTCCAGCGCTGTGGATTGAAGCAGTTGCAACCGTTGCTGGGGAAAACCAGCGCCGAGGTGTTTCCGGCACAATTGGGGCCTGGTTATACCGAACAGGATCGTCGGGTACTCGAGCAAGGCTTGGTCCTTGAAGACCAGTTGGAGTTGCACTTGTACGGCAGTCGGGAGCCCGGTTGGTGCCTGACGCATAAACAACCGTTATATAACCGCATCGGCGAAATCATTGGCTTGGCAGGAATTTCGGTCGACCTGCAATCCGCCAGCGATACCCACCCGGCGTACCAGCGACTGGCCGCGGTCGATCAATACATCCGCGCGCACTTCAATCGCCGTGTCACCTTGGGCGAACTCACGCGCATCGCCGGCATTTCAGTGGCGCAACTGGAAAGATACTGCAAGCGAGTGTTCCACCTGACACCACGGCAGATGATCCAAAAGGTTCGTCTGGAACACGCGCATCGTCTGTTGCACACCGATCTACCCATTACCGACGTGGCCTTGCAGTGCGGCTACACCGATCACAGCGCGTTCACCCGTCAGTTCAAGGCATCCACTGGCTTCACGCCGCGCCAGTATCGGCAGGCAACCCGGCACGTCAGCAATGACTTCGCCGCTGTACAAACGTAATCTTCCCAATCCGCGTCCCCTATAAGAAAAATCAGGAGTCATTGATGCAACCGATCCGTCTCGGTCTGGTGGGCTACGGCAAGATTGCCCAGGACCAACACGTTCCCGCCATCAACGCCAACCCCGCGTTCCAGTTGGTGTCTGTCGCAACCCAAGGACAACCCTGCGCCGGGGTCGAGAATTTCCGCTCCTTGTCCGAGCTGCTTGAAAATGGCCCGCCAGTCGATGCGATTGCCTTTTGCACTCCACCGCAAGGTCGATTTGCTCTGGTGCAACAAGCATTGGCTGCCGGCAAGCACGTGCTGGTAGAAAAACCGCCGTGCGCCACGCTGGGCGAAGCGATGGCGCTGGTGAGTCAGGCGCAGGAGCAGGGCGTCAGCGGATTGTTCGCCTGGCATTCACGTTATGCGCCCGGCATCGAAGCCGCCCGTGACTGGCTGGCGACCCGCACCCTGCAAAGCGTACAGATCGACTGGAAGGAAGACGTGCGCAAGTGGCACCCAGGCCAGGCATGGATCTGGCAACCCGGCGGCCTCGGTGTCTTCGATCCCGGCATCAATGCCTTGTCGATAGCAACCCATCTGCTGGCACTGCCGCTGTTTGTCGAGTCTGCCGAACTGCGCGTCCCGAGTAATTGCCAGTCGCCGATTGCCGCGTCCATCAAGATGTCTGACGCACGCCACCTCGATGTCCGTGCGGAGTTCGATTTCGACCACGGCCATGAGGAACTCTGGAGTATCGAGATTCGCTGCACCGAAGGCACCTTGCGCCTGGACAACGGTGGCGCATTGTTGAGCATCGACGGCGTGCCTCAAGCCGTATCGGAGGAGGGCGAGTACGCCGCGGTGTATCGACATTTTCAACAGCTGATAGGCGATAAAGCCAGCGACCTGGACCTGCAACCGCTGCGCCTGGTGGCCGACAGCTTTTTTGTCGGCAGTCGAGCGTCGGTCGAGCCGTTTTACGATTAACGGTCGCCGAGGGGTAGTGTCGATGTCACACCGACCGGTCTGCGTGGCCGGTCATGCTCTGGCAACGGCGACGACACCTTGAAAGACGCCCGCGATGTCTACGTGATGGGCACCCTGAGACGGATCGATTCAGTTGGAATGTTTTATTGCCAAGAGAGTCAACCGTCCATCACGTTCGCGGAACAGTCCTATGTCTATTCCCGCTCAGACGGTCAAAAACCCATCCAGCGCGCAATGCCAAGAGCCTTAGCACATGAGTGCTATCGATTCGGCATTGATGGCAGCGCGTAGCCAGTTTGCGATCACCATCAGTTTTCATATCGTCCTGGCCGCGCTCACGATAGGGCTGGCCAATTTTCTGATGGTGCTGGAAGGGTTGTGGCTGTGGCGCGGCCGACAAATCTATCTGGATGTCTACCTTTACTGGCTCAAGGTGTTCGCCCTCAACGTGGCGGTCGGGACGGCGTCGGGCCTGATTCTGGAGTACCAGTTCGGGCTCAACTGGTCGCGACTGTCGACCCAGGCTGGCGATATCCTTGGCCCTTTGATGTTCTACGAAGTACAGGCTGCCTTTTTTCTGGAGGCAGGCTTCCTGGGCATCATGCTATTCGGCCTGAAGAAGGTCGGTCCTCGTCTGCATTTTTTCGCCACCTGCGCGGTTGCCCTCGGCTCGTTGATCAGCGCGTTCTGGATTCTTTCCGCCAAT
This genomic window contains:
- a CDS encoding Gfo/Idh/MocA family protein, translated to MQPIRLGLVGYGKIAQDQHVPAINANPAFQLVSVATQGQPCAGVENFRSLSELLENGPPVDAIAFCTPPQGRFALVQQALAAGKHVLVEKPPCATLGEAMALVSQAQEQGVSGLFAWHSRYAPGIEAARDWLATRTLQSVQIDWKEDVRKWHPGQAWIWQPGGLGVFDPGINALSIATHLLALPLFVESAELRVPSNCQSPIAASIKMSDARHLDVRAEFDFDHGHEELWSIEIRCTEGTLRLDNGGALLSIDGVPQAVSEEGEYAAVYRHFQQLIGDKASDLDLQPLRLVADSFFVGSRASVEPFYD
- a CDS encoding AraC family transcriptional regulator; protein product: MTHNALAILCQGSDLNRPDTLDELLAGVAFLLPMLDVIPNAAIFIKDRQARYVMANRTLVQRCGLKQLQPLLGKTSAEVFPAQLGPGYTEQDRRVLEQGLVLEDQLELHLYGSREPGWCLTHKQPLYNRIGEIIGLAGISVDLQSASDTHPAYQRLAAVDQYIRAHFNRRVTLGELTRIAGISVAQLERYCKRVFHLTPRQMIQKVRLEHAHRLLHTDLPITDVALQCGYTDHSAFTRQFKASTGFTPRQYRQATRHVSNDFAAVQT
- a CDS encoding 4-hydroxyproline epimerase translates to MKRIHVIDSHTGGEPTRLVMKGFAQLPGQTMAEKRDALRDQHDQWRRACLLEPRGNDVLVGALYCEPVSPDATCGVIFFNNAGYLGMCGHGTIGLVNSLHYLGHIAPGVHKIDTPVGPVDATLHEDGTVTLRNVPAYRHRQQVPVDVPGYGRVFGDIAWGGNWFYLVSDHGQVLHMDNVEALTEYTWAMLKALEAQGIHGEGGALIDHVELFADDEHADSRNFVMCPGKAYDRSACGTGTSAKLACLAADGKLAAGERWVQASITGSQFVGSYEWEGERIRPFITGQAFMTADSTLLIDEQDPFAWGI